A genome region from Panthera leo isolate Ple1 chromosome A2, P.leo_Ple1_pat1.1, whole genome shotgun sequence includes the following:
- the FEZF2 gene encoding fez family zinc finger protein 2, with amino-acid sequence MASSASLETMVPPACPRAGASPATSKTLAFSIERIMAKTSEPRAPFEPRPGTLEADGGQGKKLLNLCSPLPCMIPLQPLGYEVPSKTLLSYSELWKSSLRAGGGGGGGGGGGGGGGGGGGAPVCGASGLCKTNCGVCCKADLGLAPSALPAGRVIKPQVINQAVGLPASGSLYYFNYLDSAAYPPSELLGGHLFPSGLLNAQAPAALAAHPKLFLLENAKLAGLAADKFPHPAPYAHKERLPAPLEQVLKENSALTAERGGVKGHGKLPGGSADGKPKNFTCEVCGKVFNAHYNLTRHMPVHTGARPFVCKVCGKGFRQASTLCRHKIIHTQEKPHKCNQCGKAFNRSSTLNTHIRIHAGYKPFVCEFCGKGFHQKGNYKNHKLTHSGEKQYKCTICNKAFHQVYNLTFHMHTHNDKKPFTCATCGKGFCRNFDLKKHVRKLHDSVGPAAPSTKDLTRTVQS; translated from the exons ATGGCCAGTTCGGCTTCCCTGGAGACCATGGTGCCCCCGGCCTGCCCGCGCGCTGGAGCGTCGCCGGCCACTTCCAAGACGCTGGCCTTCTCCATCGAGCGCATCATGGCCAAGACGTCGGAGCCCCGTGCGCCCTTTGAGCCCCGGCCGGGGACGCTGGAGGCAGACGGCGGCCAGGGCAAGAAATTGCTCAACCTTTGCTCGCCGCTGCCCTGTATGATCCCCCTCCAGCCCCTAGGCTACGAGGTGCCGTCCAAGACGCTGCTCAGTTACTCCGAGCTCTGGAAAAGCAGCCTCCGGGCGGGCGgcggtggaggaggaggaggaggaggaggaggcggcggcggcggcggcgggggggccCCGGTGTGCGGCGCCAGCGGCTTGTGCAAAACCAACTGTGGCGTGTGCTGCAAGGCCGATCTGGGCCTGGCGCCGTCTGCGCTGCCGGCGGGCAGGGTCATCAAACCGCAGGTCATCAACCAGGCGGTGGGGCTGCCGGCCAGCGGCTCGCTCTACTATTTCAACTACCTGGACTCTGCCGCGTACCCGCCGTCTGAGCTCCTCGGAGGCCACCTCTTCCCGTCCGGCCTCCTCAACGCACAGGCCCCCGCCGCCCTGGCCGCGCACCCCAAACTCTTTTTGCTGGAGAACGCCAAGTTGGCCGGCCTGGCCGCGGACAAGTTCCCCCATCCGGCCCCCTATGCCCATAAAGAGCGCTTGCCCGCGCCGCTGGAGCAAGTGCTGAAGGAGAACTCGGCCCTGACCGCCGAACGCGGCGGCGTCAAGGGCCACGGCAAGCTGCCCGGGGGCTCTGCGGACGGCAAGCCCAAAAACTTCACCTGCGAGGTGTGCGGCAAG GTGTTTAATGCTCACTATAACCTCACCCGCCACATGCCGGTCCACACCGGAGCCAGACCGTTCGTGTGCAAAGTCTGCGGCAAAGGCTTCCGCCAGGCCAGCACGCTCTGCAGACACAAAATTATCCACACCCAG GAAAAGCCGCATAAATGCAACCAGTGCGGCAAAGCCTTCAACCGCAGTTCCACGCTCAACACGCACATCCGCATCCACGCGGGCTACAAGCCCTTCGTCTGCGAGTTTTGCGGCAAAGGCTTTCACCAAAAAG GGAACTACAAGAATCACAAGCTGACCCACAGCGGCGAGAAGCAGTACAAATGCACCATCTGCAACAAGGCCTTCCACCAGGTCTACAACCTGACCTTCCACATGCACACCCACAACGACAAGAAGCCTTTCACGTGCGCCACTTGCGGCAAAGGGTTTTGCAGAAACTTTGACTTAAAGAAACACGTGCGCAAACTCCACGATAGCGTGGGGCCTGCCGCCCCCTCCACAAAGGACCTGACTCGGACAGTGCAGAGCTGA